The following coding sequences lie in one Zingiber officinale cultivar Zhangliang chromosome 2B, Zo_v1.1, whole genome shotgun sequence genomic window:
- the LOC122047673 gene encoding uncharacterized protein LOC122047673 isoform X2, whose product MAAEDSSSTGILKVDEEELFSVESCWVEARTTCDHLSFKSSYYDSMYLEIKTNQGVITLLKTGCVLAAKIFSAIVLSISTW is encoded by the exons ATGGCGGCGGAGGACAGCTCGTCGACGGGAATA CTCAAGGTGGATGAGGAAGAGTTATTTAGTGTCGAATCCTGCTGGGTTGAGGCTCGAACGACCTGCGACCACCTGTCATT CAAATCATCATACTATGATTCCATGTATCTGGAGATCAAGACAAATCAAG GTGTCATCACCCTGCTGAAAACTGGTTGTGTTTTAGCTGCAAAGATATTTTCTGCAATCGTTTTATCAATAAGCACATGGTGA
- the LOC122048815 gene encoding leucine-rich repeat extensin-like protein 3: protein MLLEAFRWNRAEPLMSSPSQRFSSSSPFQPPNLRLIDAHSRAGTDTEIFHRHQQEHHRCLLNSLLATLLLPRPEMAALLLLLSLLLIASPSFSFFVASSVVVQAPAEFAPKPPSQAHVVEEELRTSRTRSRSRRRRPWPRPRQTSPSCDPLFRYLFGACGRWPFPTTPFPDNPFVPSPPPPPFVLPPPAPLRAPPLVPSPLPPVPSPPPPPVPSPPPPSPPPPPPVFLPPPPPPPPLVPSPPPPLVNLNHPPTIPRFPSPPLLPSPPPPPPVFLPPPPPPLVPSPPPPLVNLNPPPTIPRFPSPPPPLLIPFLSFPPPAYVFPTPPVPVAVLPPPSFPAIEPPPLVPLPPADPDFPGIPSSPVVPYDPPPTAFPPPLLEFPPSYPFPPQVPVIGTPPSSDDHPTVPPPPLVPVGSSPPEEFPPLPMFPPQFPTYGPPTLFLQPPLLPIGDDLPTPPTGIEQPPIPFPPPLVPLSESPPMLFPPEVSTDRAPSTSLLPPSVPVGDALPIPPAETEKP, encoded by the coding sequence ATGCTGCTCGAAGCTTTCCGATGGAACAGAGCGGAGCCATTGATGTCTTCACCTTCTCAACGCTTCTCGTCTTCTTCGCCATTCCAACCTCCCAATTTAAGACTCATTGATGCTCACAGCAGAGCGGGCACAGACACCGAAATCTTCCACCGCCACCAACAAGAACACCATCGATGCCTTCTCAACTCTCTCCTTGCAACTCTTTTGCTTCCACGACCAGAAATGGCGGCGCTGCTCCTTCTTCTCTCCCTCCTCCTAATCGCCTCTCCCTCATTCTCCTTCTTCGTGGCGTCATCTGTTGTAGTGCAAGCTCCTGCGGAGTTTGCTCCTAAACCACCGAGCCAGGCGCACGTAGTAGAAGAAGAGCTGAGAACGAGCAGAACACGAAGTCGAAGTAGAAGGCGGCGGCCATGGCCGCGGCCACGGCAGACATCGCCGTCGTGCGATCCTCTGTTCCGATATCTATTCGGAGCGTGCGGACGGTGGCCGTTTCCTACCACGCCTTTCCCCGACAACCCTTTCGTCCCTTCTCCGCCGCCGCCTCCCTTTGTTCTTCCTCCGCCCGCACCACTTCGGGCGCCGCCGCTTGTTCCATCTCCGCTACCTCCTGTGCCAAGTCCTCCACCACCTCCTGTGCCAAGTCCTCCACCACCGTCGCCGCCACCTCCGCCGCCAGTGTTCctgcctccgcctccgcctccgcctccttTGGTACCCTCTCCGCCGCCTCCATTGGTTAATCTTAATCATCCGCCAACGATTCCTCGGTTTCCCTCGCCGCCTCTCCTTCCCTCGCCGCCACCTCCCCCGCCAGTGTTCCtacctccgcctccgcctccttTAGTACCCTCTCCGCCGCCTCCATTGGTTAATCTTAATCCTCCGCCAACGATTCCTCGGTTTccctcgccgccgccgccgcttttAATTCCGTTTCTTTCCTTTCCACCACCGGCATACGTCTTCCCGACGCCTCCGGTGCCCGTAGCGGTGCTTCCTCCGCCAAGCTTTCCGGCAATAGAGCCGCCTCCGTTGGTTCCGCTCCCACCCGCCGACCCCGATTTCCCGGGAATACCATCCTCTCCCGTCGTTCCGTACGACCCACCTCCGACGGCATTTCCGCCGCCGCTACTAGAGTTCCCGCCATCCTATCCTTTCCCGCCGCAAGTTCCCGTTATCGGCACTCCCCCGTCGAGCGATGACCACCCGACCGTTCCACCGCCGCCGTTGGTTCCAGTAGGCAGCAGCCCCCCGGAAGAATTCCCACCACTGCCGATGTTTCCGCCTCAATTCCCGACGTATGGGCCCCCTACCCTGTTTCTCCAGCCACCGTTGTTGCCCATCGGGGACGACCTTCCGACTCCTCCTACTGGAATAGAGCAACCGCCTATTCCATTTCCCCCGCCGTTGGTTCCGCTGTCCGAAAGCCCGCCGATGTTATTCCCTCCGGAAGTTTCAACAGACAGGGCTCCTTCAACTTCTCTTCTGCCGCCGTCGGTGCCGGTCGGAGACGCCCTCCCGATTCCGCCGGCGGAAACAGAGAAGCCTTAA
- the LOC122047673 gene encoding RING finger protein ETP1-like isoform X1 codes for MAAEDSSSTGILKVDEEELFSVESCWVEARTTCDHLSFKSSYYDSMYLEIKTNQGNFRCHHPAENWLCFSCKDIFCNRFINKHMVNHHQEIGHCLALSFRILKLRR; via the exons ATGGCGGCGGAGGACAGCTCGTCGACGGGAATA CTCAAGGTGGATGAGGAAGAGTTATTTAGTGTCGAATCCTGCTGGGTTGAGGCTCGAACGACCTGCGACCACCTGTCATT CAAATCATCATACTATGATTCCATGTATCTGGAGATCAAGACAAATCAAG GAAATTTCAGGTGTCATCACCCTGCTGAAAACTGGTTGTGTTTTAGCTGCAAAGATATTTTCTGCAATCGTTTTATCAATAAGCACATGGTGAACCATCACCAAGAAATTGGGCACTGCCTTGCTTTGAGTTTCAG AATCTTGAAATTAAGAAGATAA